The following proteins are co-located in the Oncorhynchus keta strain PuntledgeMale-10-30-2019 unplaced genomic scaffold, Oket_V2 Un_scaffold_984_pilon_pilon, whole genome shotgun sequence genome:
- the baiap2l2b gene encoding brain-specific angiogenesis inhibitor 1-associated protein 2-like protein 2 isoform X3 → MSGANSDQLHRSTLSVYANLMEQFNPGLQTLVTLGNSYVKAFQALAVTSEAYFSAVAKMGEQALHTLSSRSLGDVLVQISETQRRLTAEMEGVIQWFQVEVLQAMEKNVKLDEEYIDGSRRVYELEVRNQAEALERQLRRGAFRDSLEHSEYMQYLRQSQHDIMKEEERRYRFLAEKHCGLTQSLLFLINKTGASLQQKADGWKEKVNETRGSRPRSPTHPDQEEQLCGSVSSLLQTVDEDRDMSWARREQQALGRVPSRAPSPLHSRSRSSSVGESLGLGGGRTMRALVSHPPSSNPKLLPFTRGEMVTVLVQEPRNGWLYGRTESNLRQGWFPAAYVSSIEEFSNLLGSSGTSLRSHSMNNLLDPSDTSMGQSEKAYGDVAPPTTPTRRASVDLRPISPLPERRAEPEIVMRTNSLKGYNELPPPPPPPPPPPHPTTMLRRGSADFRPIQPTFPERTAESLSPLGASGENLLFPRGTNPFATVKLKPTTTNDRSAPRTQ, encoded by the exons AACCTGATGGAACAGTTCAACCCAGGCCTACAGACGCTAGTTACATTAGGAAACAGCTATGTCAAGGCTTtccaag ccTTGGCTGTTACCAGTGAGGCCTACTTTAGTGCTGTAGCGAAGATGGGAGAACAGGCCcttcacacactctcctctcgtTCActtg GAGATGTCCTGGTACAGATATCTGAGACACAGAGAAGACTCACAGCTGAGATGGAGGGAGTG ATTCAATGGTTCCAGGTAGAAGTTTTACAGGCCATGGAGAAGAATGTCAAGTTGGATGAAGAGTACATTGAC GGCAGTCGCAGGGTGTATGAGCTGGAGGTGAGGAACCAGGCAGAAGCTCTGGAGAGACAGCTGAGAAGAGGAGCCTTCAGAGactcactg gaGCACAGTGAGTACATGCAGTACCTGAGACAGAGTCAACATGACAttatgaaggaggaggagaggag GTATCGCTTCCTGGCAGAGAAACACTGCGGACTGACACAGTCACTGCTCTTCCTCAtcaacaag acaGGGGCTTCGCTACAGCAGAAGGCTGATGGATGGAAGGAGAAAGTGAATGAGACACGAGGTTCCAGACCCCGTAGCCCCACCCACCctgaccaggaggaacag ctgTGTGGCTCAGTGAGCTCTCTGCTGCAGACAGTAGATGAGGACAGAGACATGTCTTGGGCCAGGAGAGAACAGCAGGCCCTGGGGAGAGTGCCCTCTAGAG ccCCGTCCCCCCTCCACAGCCGATCCCGCTCCTCCTCAGTGGGTGAGTCTCTGGGTCTGGGTGGGGGTAGGACCATGAGAGCCCTGGTGTCCCACCCACCCTCCTCCAACCCCAAACTGCTACCCTTCACCCGGGGAGAGATGGTCACCGTGTTGGTCCAGGAGCCAAGGAATGGGTGGCTGTATGGGAGAACGGAAAGCAACCTACG CCAGGGCTGGTTCCCAGCAGCTTATGTTTCTTCTATTGAGGAGTTCTCTAACCTCTTGGGATCCAG TGGCACTTCCTTGAGGAGCCACAGCATGAACAACCTATTGGATCCCTCTGACACCTCCATGGGCCAATCAGAAAAGGCCTACGGTGATGTCGCGCCCCCTACCACACCCACTCGCAGGGCCTCCGTCGACCTCCGACcaatctctcccctccctgagaGGAGGGCGGAGCCTGAGATAGTGATGAGAACAAATAGCCTGAAAGGCTACAACGAGCTCCCGCCCCCTCCTCCTCCGCCCCCGCCACCCCCTCACCCAACAACAATGCTCCGGAGGGGGTCAGCTGACTTTCGACCAATCCAGCCTACTTTCCCGGAGAGGACAGCAGAATCATTGTCACCCCTTGGAGCTTCTGGAGAAAACCTACTCTTTcccag GGGAACCAACCCCTTTGCGACAGTGAAGCTTAAACCAACAACCACCAATGACAGATCAGCACCCAGGACCCAATGA
- the pvalb7 gene encoding parvalbumin-7, with protein MAALKDFLKADDIQKALDAVKAEGSFDHKKFFALVGLKAMTPDNVKKVFQAIDADQSGFIEEEELKFVLKSFAEDGRDLTDAETRAFLNAADKDGDGKIGINEFEVLVHEV; from the exons ATGGCCGCTTTGAAAGATTTTTTGAAAGCTGATGATATTCAGAAGGCCCTTGATGCAGTCAAAG cggAGGGTTCCTTCGACCATAAGAAGTTCTTTGCTCTGGTGGGCCTGAAGGCCATGACTCCTGACAATGTCAAGAAGGTGTTCCAGGCTATTGATGCTGACCAGAGTGGATTCATTGAGGAGGAGGAGCTCAa GTTTGTGCTGAAGAGTTTCGCTGAGGACGGCAGAGACCTGACCGACGCCGAGACCAGAGCCTTCCTTAACGCCGCCGACAAGGACGGAGACGGAAAGATCGGCATCAACG AGTTTGAAGTCTTGGTCCATGAGGTGTAA
- the baiap2l2b gene encoding brain-specific angiogenesis inhibitor 1-associated protein 2-like protein 2 isoform X2, with protein sequence MKRLINDWEKEGARERSDHNRLLLVAERTREQRGRRSGLVAKNLMEQFNPGLQTLVTLGNSYVKAFQALAVTSEAYFSAVAKMGEQALHTLSSRSLGDVLVQISETQRRLTAEMEGVIQWFQVEVLQAMEKNVKLDEEYIDGSRRVYELEVRNQAEALERQLRRGAFRDSLEHSEYMQYLRQSQHDIMKEEERRYRFLAEKHCGLTQSLLFLINKTGASLQQKADGWKEKVNETRGSRPRSPTHPDQEEQLCGSVSSLLQTVDEDRDMSWARREQQALGRVPSRAPSPLHSRSRSSSVGESLGLGGGRTMRALVSHPPSSNPKLLPFTRGEMVTVLVQEPRNGWLYGRTESNLRGTSLRSHSMNNLLDPSDTSMGQSEKAYGDVAPPTTPTRRASVDLRPISPLPERRAEPEIVMRTNSLKGYNELPPPPPPPPPPPHPTTMLRRGSADFRPIQPTFPERTAESLSPLGASGENLLFPRGTNPFATVKLKPTTTNDRSAPRTQ encoded by the exons AACCTGATGGAACAGTTCAACCCAGGCCTACAGACGCTAGTTACATTAGGAAACAGCTATGTCAAGGCTTtccaag ccTTGGCTGTTACCAGTGAGGCCTACTTTAGTGCTGTAGCGAAGATGGGAGAACAGGCCcttcacacactctcctctcgtTCActtg GAGATGTCCTGGTACAGATATCTGAGACACAGAGAAGACTCACAGCTGAGATGGAGGGAGTG ATTCAATGGTTCCAGGTAGAAGTTTTACAGGCCATGGAGAAGAATGTCAAGTTGGATGAAGAGTACATTGAC GGCAGTCGCAGGGTGTATGAGCTGGAGGTGAGGAACCAGGCAGAAGCTCTGGAGAGACAGCTGAGAAGAGGAGCCTTCAGAGactcactg gaGCACAGTGAGTACATGCAGTACCTGAGACAGAGTCAACATGACAttatgaaggaggaggagaggag GTATCGCTTCCTGGCAGAGAAACACTGCGGACTGACACAGTCACTGCTCTTCCTCAtcaacaag acaGGGGCTTCGCTACAGCAGAAGGCTGATGGATGGAAGGAGAAAGTGAATGAGACACGAGGTTCCAGACCCCGTAGCCCCACCCACCctgaccaggaggaacag ctgTGTGGCTCAGTGAGCTCTCTGCTGCAGACAGTAGATGAGGACAGAGACATGTCTTGGGCCAGGAGAGAACAGCAGGCCCTGGGGAGAGTGCCCTCTAGAG ccCCGTCCCCCCTCCACAGCCGATCCCGCTCCTCCTCAGTGGGTGAGTCTCTGGGTCTGGGTGGGGGTAGGACCATGAGAGCCCTGGTGTCCCACCCACCCTCCTCCAACCCCAAACTGCTACCCTTCACCCGGGGAGAGATGGTCACCGTGTTGGTCCAGGAGCCAAGGAATGGGTGGCTGTATGGGAGAACGGAAAGCAACCTACG TGGCACTTCCTTGAGGAGCCACAGCATGAACAACCTATTGGATCCCTCTGACACCTCCATGGGCCAATCAGAAAAGGCCTACGGTGATGTCGCGCCCCCTACCACACCCACTCGCAGGGCCTCCGTCGACCTCCGACcaatctctcccctccctgagaGGAGGGCGGAGCCTGAGATAGTGATGAGAACAAATAGCCTGAAAGGCTACAACGAGCTCCCGCCCCCTCCTCCTCCGCCCCCGCCACCCCCTCACCCAACAACAATGCTCCGGAGGGGGTCAGCTGACTTTCGACCAATCCAGCCTACTTTCCCGGAGAGGACAGCAGAATCATTGTCACCCCTTGGAGCTTCTGGAGAAAACCTACTCTTTcccag GGGAACCAACCCCTTTGCGACAGTGAAGCTTAAACCAACAACCACCAATGACAGATCAGCACCCAGGACCCAATGA
- the baiap2l2b gene encoding brain-specific angiogenesis inhibitor 1-associated protein 2-like protein 2 isoform X1 yields MKRLINDWEKEGARERSDHNRLLLVAERTREQRGRRSGLVAKNLMEQFNPGLQTLVTLGNSYVKAFQALAVTSEAYFSAVAKMGEQALHTLSSRSLGDVLVQISETQRRLTAEMEGVIQWFQVEVLQAMEKNVKLDEEYIDGSRRVYELEVRNQAEALERQLRRGAFRDSLEHSEYMQYLRQSQHDIMKEEERRYRFLAEKHCGLTQSLLFLINKTGASLQQKADGWKEKVNETRGSRPRSPTHPDQEEQLCGSVSSLLQTVDEDRDMSWARREQQALGRVPSRAPSPLHSRSRSSSVGESLGLGGGRTMRALVSHPPSSNPKLLPFTRGEMVTVLVQEPRNGWLYGRTESNLRQGWFPAAYVSSIEEFSNLLGSSGTSLRSHSMNNLLDPSDTSMGQSEKAYGDVAPPTTPTRRASVDLRPISPLPERRAEPEIVMRTNSLKGYNELPPPPPPPPPPPHPTTMLRRGSADFRPIQPTFPERTAESLSPLGASGENLLFPRGTNPFATVKLKPTTTNDRSAPRTQ; encoded by the exons AACCTGATGGAACAGTTCAACCCAGGCCTACAGACGCTAGTTACATTAGGAAACAGCTATGTCAAGGCTTtccaag ccTTGGCTGTTACCAGTGAGGCCTACTTTAGTGCTGTAGCGAAGATGGGAGAACAGGCCcttcacacactctcctctcgtTCActtg GAGATGTCCTGGTACAGATATCTGAGACACAGAGAAGACTCACAGCTGAGATGGAGGGAGTG ATTCAATGGTTCCAGGTAGAAGTTTTACAGGCCATGGAGAAGAATGTCAAGTTGGATGAAGAGTACATTGAC GGCAGTCGCAGGGTGTATGAGCTGGAGGTGAGGAACCAGGCAGAAGCTCTGGAGAGACAGCTGAGAAGAGGAGCCTTCAGAGactcactg gaGCACAGTGAGTACATGCAGTACCTGAGACAGAGTCAACATGACAttatgaaggaggaggagaggag GTATCGCTTCCTGGCAGAGAAACACTGCGGACTGACACAGTCACTGCTCTTCCTCAtcaacaag acaGGGGCTTCGCTACAGCAGAAGGCTGATGGATGGAAGGAGAAAGTGAATGAGACACGAGGTTCCAGACCCCGTAGCCCCACCCACCctgaccaggaggaacag ctgTGTGGCTCAGTGAGCTCTCTGCTGCAGACAGTAGATGAGGACAGAGACATGTCTTGGGCCAGGAGAGAACAGCAGGCCCTGGGGAGAGTGCCCTCTAGAG ccCCGTCCCCCCTCCACAGCCGATCCCGCTCCTCCTCAGTGGGTGAGTCTCTGGGTCTGGGTGGGGGTAGGACCATGAGAGCCCTGGTGTCCCACCCACCCTCCTCCAACCCCAAACTGCTACCCTTCACCCGGGGAGAGATGGTCACCGTGTTGGTCCAGGAGCCAAGGAATGGGTGGCTGTATGGGAGAACGGAAAGCAACCTACG CCAGGGCTGGTTCCCAGCAGCTTATGTTTCTTCTATTGAGGAGTTCTCTAACCTCTTGGGATCCAG TGGCACTTCCTTGAGGAGCCACAGCATGAACAACCTATTGGATCCCTCTGACACCTCCATGGGCCAATCAGAAAAGGCCTACGGTGATGTCGCGCCCCCTACCACACCCACTCGCAGGGCCTCCGTCGACCTCCGACcaatctctcccctccctgagaGGAGGGCGGAGCCTGAGATAGTGATGAGAACAAATAGCCTGAAAGGCTACAACGAGCTCCCGCCCCCTCCTCCTCCGCCCCCGCCACCCCCTCACCCAACAACAATGCTCCGGAGGGGGTCAGCTGACTTTCGACCAATCCAGCCTACTTTCCCGGAGAGGACAGCAGAATCATTGTCACCCCTTGGAGCTTCTGGAGAAAACCTACTCTTTcccag GGGAACCAACCCCTTTGCGACAGTGAAGCTTAAACCAACAACCACCAATGACAGATCAGCACCCAGGACCCAATGA
- the baiap2l2b gene encoding brain-specific angiogenesis inhibitor 1-associated protein 2-like protein 2 isoform X4 — protein sequence MEQFNPGLQTLVTLGNSYVKAFQALAVTSEAYFSAVAKMGEQALHTLSSRSLGDVLVQISETQRRLTAEMEGVIQWFQVEVLQAMEKNVKLDEEYIDGSRRVYELEVRNQAEALERQLRRGAFRDSLEHSEYMQYLRQSQHDIMKEEERRYRFLAEKHCGLTQSLLFLINKTGASLQQKADGWKEKVNETRGSRPRSPTHPDQEEQLCGSVSSLLQTVDEDRDMSWARREQQALGRVPSRAPSPLHSRSRSSSVGESLGLGGGRTMRALVSHPPSSNPKLLPFTRGEMVTVLVQEPRNGWLYGRTESNLRQGWFPAAYVSSIEEFSNLLGSSGTSLRSHSMNNLLDPSDTSMGQSEKAYGDVAPPTTPTRRASVDLRPISPLPERRAEPEIVMRTNSLKGYNELPPPPPPPPPPPHPTTMLRRGSADFRPIQPTFPERTAESLSPLGASGENLLFPRGTNPFATVKLKPTTTNDRSAPRTQ from the exons ATGGAACAGTTCAACCCAGGCCTACAGACGCTAGTTACATTAGGAAACAGCTATGTCAAGGCTTtccaag ccTTGGCTGTTACCAGTGAGGCCTACTTTAGTGCTGTAGCGAAGATGGGAGAACAGGCCcttcacacactctcctctcgtTCActtg GAGATGTCCTGGTACAGATATCTGAGACACAGAGAAGACTCACAGCTGAGATGGAGGGAGTG ATTCAATGGTTCCAGGTAGAAGTTTTACAGGCCATGGAGAAGAATGTCAAGTTGGATGAAGAGTACATTGAC GGCAGTCGCAGGGTGTATGAGCTGGAGGTGAGGAACCAGGCAGAAGCTCTGGAGAGACAGCTGAGAAGAGGAGCCTTCAGAGactcactg gaGCACAGTGAGTACATGCAGTACCTGAGACAGAGTCAACATGACAttatgaaggaggaggagaggag GTATCGCTTCCTGGCAGAGAAACACTGCGGACTGACACAGTCACTGCTCTTCCTCAtcaacaag acaGGGGCTTCGCTACAGCAGAAGGCTGATGGATGGAAGGAGAAAGTGAATGAGACACGAGGTTCCAGACCCCGTAGCCCCACCCACCctgaccaggaggaacag ctgTGTGGCTCAGTGAGCTCTCTGCTGCAGACAGTAGATGAGGACAGAGACATGTCTTGGGCCAGGAGAGAACAGCAGGCCCTGGGGAGAGTGCCCTCTAGAG ccCCGTCCCCCCTCCACAGCCGATCCCGCTCCTCCTCAGTGGGTGAGTCTCTGGGTCTGGGTGGGGGTAGGACCATGAGAGCCCTGGTGTCCCACCCACCCTCCTCCAACCCCAAACTGCTACCCTTCACCCGGGGAGAGATGGTCACCGTGTTGGTCCAGGAGCCAAGGAATGGGTGGCTGTATGGGAGAACGGAAAGCAACCTACG CCAGGGCTGGTTCCCAGCAGCTTATGTTTCTTCTATTGAGGAGTTCTCTAACCTCTTGGGATCCAG TGGCACTTCCTTGAGGAGCCACAGCATGAACAACCTATTGGATCCCTCTGACACCTCCATGGGCCAATCAGAAAAGGCCTACGGTGATGTCGCGCCCCCTACCACACCCACTCGCAGGGCCTCCGTCGACCTCCGACcaatctctcccctccctgagaGGAGGGCGGAGCCTGAGATAGTGATGAGAACAAATAGCCTGAAAGGCTACAACGAGCTCCCGCCCCCTCCTCCTCCGCCCCCGCCACCCCCTCACCCAACAACAATGCTCCGGAGGGGGTCAGCTGACTTTCGACCAATCCAGCCTACTTTCCCGGAGAGGACAGCAGAATCATTGTCACCCCTTGGAGCTTCTGGAGAAAACCTACTCTTTcccag GGGAACCAACCCCTTTGCGACAGTGAAGCTTAAACCAACAACCACCAATGACAGATCAGCACCCAGGACCCAATGA